The candidate division WOR-3 bacterium genome contains a region encoding:
- the rpmE gene encoding 50S ribosomal protein L31, with the protein MKKGIHPKYVECIITCACGNQIKTRATKPKINVEICSQCHPLFTGKQKLVDTAGQVEKFRRKWQKKETPSAE; encoded by the coding sequence AATATGTGGAATGCATCATCACCTGCGCCTGTGGCAATCAGATAAAAACCCGAGCGACCAAGCCGAAGATCAATGTTGAGATCTGTTCCCAATGTCATCCCCTCTTCACGGGAAAGCAGAAGTTGGTGGATACCGCCGGGCAGGTGGAGAAGTTCCGCCGGAAATGGCAGAAGAAGGAGACTCCTTCTGCGGAGTAA